The Pseudomonas sp. KU26590 genomic sequence TTAAGCGGATTTGCCCACTTTCGACACGTCCATGACACCGACACTATACCCAGCGTGCCGCCTGAGGCAGATCTGGATAACCATCTCTATAGGCTTTACGGCCCTTTAGGCACGACGTTAGGTTTCGCTTGGTCGATGGGTCAGGCCCTCGCAACTAATGTGATCGAATTCGGTGATTCATACGGCCATCATGGCGAACTTGCCATGTTTTATCGTGTAGAACAGCACATTCAGAGCCGTGGCTCTTCCTACCCTGCATATCGGAATAAGGATGGTCTCGGCGCGCCGTACTACAACACCATAAAGACCCGATTGCCCGTGCGGCCTAACCTGTATCTGGTGCCAAGTATTAATAAAACATTGAGTGAAAAAAGCGGAAAACTACAACACCTGTTCATAAGCAGCCTTGACAAGAAAACGCTAGAGCGAATATTCCCACGCTACAAAAACCCCAAGCCGGGAGGGTTGCTAGGTATTGGGAATCACATGATGGGCGAATATATGGCACACATAACCCATCGACTACTCACAGCCATCGAACCTGATCGGAAGCCGCCGCTTGATGCACAGGACGAGATCAAGCGCTTCGCGGAACAGATGACAAAGCATGGCGGCACCTCGCCGAAAGAAGAATATGAGCGGAATGACCTGTTTCTTAAAATGCATAAGCAAATAGAAGCGGCATTGGAGGCAACAGTTCAGGCGGAGGGTGGGGTTGAAGCGTTGCAGCGGCTTGACATAGTTGCTAGTGCGTCGAGAGTTTAGTATGAGTAGAGAAGGTTTGGGTTTGAAGGTTTTGCTGCCTTGTGTTGCGACGGTTCTCTCCATTAGTGGTTGTGCGAAAGACTACAGCATGGCGCCGTCACCGAGTGGCGAGCAAGTCAAGATTGCTATTAAGGTCCCCGAGGAATTAGAAGTAACACCCCTGAGGGTGATGTATCGATCAGCGATCTGCGAACGTGTCACCCATGACGGAGATGGACGACCCGAGAAGCTCGAAGGTTACAACTCGATTGATGTGAAATTGTCACACCAAAACAACGGAAGTCTCTATGAGGCAGATTTATTTGTAAACGGCGGTGGGCCCTGTGAGTGGCGCTTAAGTAATGTTTTATTTGAGGTGAGCTATCGCGTGCCTAATCGTTTTGGAGAAAACGTGGGCTCAGGAGGGGGCGGTGGGGTAATTGTGATATTTGACCACAACGATGCACAGCGTCGGACATCTGGTTTGATGAAAGTTAAAGGAGCAGACCTTACTATCATCAAGGACTATTACCCTTGGGTAAAAGATAGTTACTCGGGCGGGTATGTCAAACGTGCGGGTCTGGCAGGCGAGGCGAGAAGTTATCTAACCTACGAGGCCCGTGAAGCTCGTAGCGTGTATTTCGAGGCGGTGTTGCATTCTGATTATGTGGTGTCATCGACAGCGCCAAAAAAACACAAGGTTGGTGAATTCATTACGTTTCAATACCCTGACGGAACAGTAGAGTCTGATCGGAGGTCAGAGCCCAACTTTAAAAAAATGCAGGAAATCCGCTTGAAGGCCGAATCAAAAAAATGAAGTCACTCAACGTGCCGCAGAACACCGCAAGGAGGGCTAAATGAAGAGTGTGAAGTTATTCGTCAGCAATTCAATTCTGGGTTTAGCGCTGCTCACTTCCATCAGCTCGGTTTTAACGGCGACGCAAAAAGCCGAGGGCGGCCTTGAAGCGTTGTTGCGTCTGGACGCATTAGAAAAAGATGTGGTGTGGAAATGAAGATTACGATGTCCGGCTCGAGAAGTCTGCTACTGCTTTTGGCGACGGTGACATTATTAGGTGGCTGTGCTCAGGACTATCGATTGTCGCCGGCACCATATGGTGAAAAAGTTTCGTTGACTATTAAGTTGCCCGAAGATCTTGGGTTGAGATCCATGCGTGTCATGTACAGATCTGCCGTTTGTCAGCGTGTGATATATGATGGAGACGGTCGGCCGGAGAGGGTGGACGGGCATAATGGTTTTGAAGTCCCACTACAGAAACGCGAGGGGGATCTGTACGGAACAGAGCTGTTTGTCGAGGGAGGCGGTCCGTGCCAATGGCGTCTAAGCAACGTTGATTTCGGCGTCAAATACCGAATGCCTACCCCTTTTGGGGAAAACGTAATACCAGGTTCGGGCGGTGGAGTAGTGATCGTTTTTGATCACAACAACCCGCAGCGGCAGGTGTCTCGCTCCATAGAAGTAAATGGGCCCGATCTGCGCATTGTGGAAAATTATTATCCTTGGGTGAGCGAGAGCTTTATAAACGGCTATGTCCAGAGAGTCCGTCTGTCCGGCAAGGGTGGAAGCTACATCACATATGAAGCGCCAGATGCACGAAAGATTTATTTCGAACCAGTGCTGCATCGAGACTATGTAGTTAAATCTATAGCGCCCAAAAAACCCATACCTGGTGAATTCCTAAAATTATACTACCCGGATGGCACGGTGGAGTCCGATTGGCGTGCGATGCCGAGTTTTGAAAAACTGCAAAAGATTCGTTTGGAAGCGGAGCCGAAGACGTGAAGTCGCCAGCTGCTCCACCGTCTGTGTTGAGAAACATTCCATGAATCACGCTAACTCAATCTTTACAAATTCGATTTTGTGCTTTGTAGTGCTAACTTCTGTCAGCGGCTGCGCCAAAGACTACAGTATGAATCCACAGCCGAATGGTGAGAAGGTCGAAATCGTTATAAAGATGCCTGAGGAACTGGAGCTGACACCTCTGCGAGTCATGTATCGCTCGGCTATATGCCGTAAAGTTGTCCATGACGGTGACGGGAGGCCTGAGTCCCTTGAAGGATATAACGGTTATGGTTCGGAGCTAACGAAGCGTGGGGCCACAGGGTTCTATGAGACGAGGTTGTTCATCGATGGAGGCGGTCGCTGCAAGTGGCGGCTTAGTAATGTCGTATTTAGCATCAACTACCGTATTCCTAGTCGCTTCGGGGAAAGTGTAACGCAGGGCATAGGCGGCACGGTCATCATAAAGTTTGATGGTAACGATGCGCAGCTCAGTTTCGGAAGAACAAGGAATGTGGTAGGTCCAGACTTAATAATGGTCAAAGATTACTATCCATGGCTAAGCGAAAAATTTATCGGCGGTTATGCCAGGCATGCAAGTCTCTCTAGCGAAGGTGGCGGTTATCTTACTTATAAGGCTCGGGAGGCGAGGCGCATATATTTTGAGCCAGTTTTGCATTCGGACGTGGTCGTGACATCCGTGTCGCCAAAGAGACACATCATTGGAGATTTCATAAAGTTTTACTACCCAGATGGGTCAGTAGAGTCCAATGGGCAGTCGGTACCCAATTTTACTAAAATGCAAAAAATACGCTTGGCAGCTGAAGCAAACAAATGAAGTCGCTCGGTGTGCTGCACCTGTTTTTTAAGGAGTCTTATATGAGTAACGCGACGCTATACGCAAAAACTACACTCTTATGCCTTGCGCTAATCGCGCTCTTAAGTGGTTGCGTAAAAGACTATAAAGTTCTGACTCCCCCGCCCGACAGCGAAAAGGTAAAAATTGTTATAAAAGTGCCTGCCGAGCTTGAGCCCAAAACTTTGCTCGCCAAGTACGAGTCGGCCAGATGCCGAATGTTTATCGACTTCCCCGGTGTGGGCAGTGTGCCATTTCCAGGATCAAATTTTCAAAATCCGAAGTTCGCGAGGCGGGGAGAAACAGATCTGTACGAGGCGGAGGTATTCGTTGATGGCGGCGGTGAATGTGAATGGCAACTAGATAGCATCGAGTTTGGAGTCGCTCATCGTATTCCAAATCGTTTTGCAAAAAAAGTAACGGCTTATTTTGCTGGGACGGTTGTCGTTAAGTTCGATGGGGAGCACGCGCCTTTTAATACTGTTGATCAGTTTGTGGAAGGACCGGACCTGAAAATCGTAAAGGATTACTACCCATGGGTAAGGGAAGCCTACGAACTTGGTTACTATGATAAGAGTGTAAATCTGGCCAAAGAGTATGAAAGTTATCGTACCTACAGGGCTCGGGATGCAAGAAACATCTATTTTGAGCCAGTGCTGCATTCAGATCTTGTCGTGACGTCGACTTCCCCGAAGAAGCGCAGCGCTGACGAAATCGTAACGACAACATTTCGCTACCCCGACGGAACGGAAGAATCCAACAGGGAACTTGAGCCGGACTTTGAAAAAATGCAGAAAATCCGCTTGAAGACGGAGGCGAAATAATGAAATGGCTCAGCGGCGCTGGATATCTTCAGGATGATCAAATGAATCAGAAAGCCTCAGGCTTCAGCGCTTTACTCATAAGTATTACGTTGTTGGCATCGCTCAGTGGTTGCGCACTTGACTATGAACTCCATCCGGACACGGAGGGGGAGAGAGTCACGATGACGATTAAAGTATCGGAAGGTTTAGTCCCGCCGACCATGGCCGTGGGTTATCTATCGACGATCTGCGAAAACGTTTATGAGGGGCCTGATGTATTCGGCAATATCAGGGAGCAGCGTGTAGCGTTCAAACGGCGCGGGGAGGGCGATTTCTATGACGCCGATTTCGCTGTTGACGGTGGCGGGATGTGTAGGTGGCGCGTGGCTTATGTGAATTTTGGGGTACGTCCTCAATGGCCTGAGCGCATTGGCGAAGGTGCGGTAGTGGGAACGGGAGGTGATGTTCTGGTCCTGTTTCAGCATAACAACCCGGATTTTCGGCCTGAATGGGCCAAAGAGGTGGTGGGGACCCGTCTCGATATAAAGAATAATTACTACCCATGGTTAAAAGATGTCTCAAAGAAGGATTACGTCAAGAGACTTAATCTGGTGGGCGAAGCGGTGCCTTACCAGACTTACCTGGCTCCCCAGGTGCGAAACATAAACGTTGAGGCAGTGCTTCACGCCAAGTATGTCGTGACATCAAAACAGCCACAGTTCAAAAGCACCGGAATTCACCCTGCCTTTACTTATCCAGACGGCACTTCGGGCCCTGATGACAGCGATACGCCAGATTTTCCCACGCTTGAGGCCATTCGTTTAAAGGCTGAAGCCAACCGATGAGGATGTGAAATGACTTAGGTTGCCACACCTGATCTTTGAATCGGCCATCAGGCCGGTAAGTACAGGCCCGCACCGTTAAAACCCGGCACGTATGACAAGCACGCGCAACGCATCAGCTCGCCCAGGCATCCGCTCGCGCGGAATAAATACCCAGCTTCATCAATTCATTAACAAAGGATCTTTCAATGTCACAAGGATTCGTATTGTTGGGTGACAAGACCACCCACGGAGGAGCGGTAACTTCCGCGTCGTCCACTCATATCACTCAGGGCAAAGCAGTCGCTCTGGTGGGGGATATGGTCATGTGTCCCATACCGGGACATGGCGTTAATCCCATTATTGAGGGCTGTGACGACTGCTTCGAAGATGGCCGTGCCTTGGTGGTCGACGGCTGTCACTCGCTGTGCGGTTGCCAGGTCATTTCCAGCGCACCTGACTGGGCGGTGGATTGAAGATGGCGTGGCAACGTGAATACGTGCAAGCAGGGCTCGCACCCAAACCCCCTTCAGCGGTTCGCTGGCTCCTGATCGTGGTTTTAGCGGGGGCAGCGGCTGTGCTGATGTTTCTGCTCTACGTCGTGGTGCCTGAATTGCAGGGGTTAAACGTATGGGCGTTCACCGCCTCGCCGTTGGTGGTGGCGATTCTCGCGCTGGCGGCGCGGGTGCACGCCTACGGTGGCGCTCTGGATGAGTACAGGCTGCTGCAGGAGCGGTCGCGGCTGGCACAGGTCGCCTGGGCGGAATGGGGTCAGCGTTACATGGCGGCCATGGCCGGTCTGGTTCTTTTGCCCGAGCATTTGTCTGCGGTGGCGATGATGAAGCCGCCCCATACGGCTGTCCCACACTCAGGCAAAGCCCGCCGCATCGTTGGCCTGCCGAAGGGCCAAAAGGGCCGGGCCCTGGCGGGTCTTGCTCAATTGATGGGTTCGCTGTCGACAGTCCTGGCGCCGCTGCCACCGAGTGAAAAGCTCAGTGTCACTGTCCTGACCGATGCTCCACAGGATGAGCATCCAGCATTGGCGGACGCCTGCCAGCAGCACCTGTCCGATCTCACCCCGTCATCCCTCACCGCCATCCAGGTAACAAGCCAGCTCTCCTTCACCTGGCTAGAAGAAACCCTCAAAACCCCAAGCGACGCCGTCGAGCTCATCCTCGTCGTCCAGTCCCACGGTAAAGAGGCTTACTCCGACGGGCTCGCCGCCCTCCTGCTTTGCCCCGACGCAGTCGCCAAAGCCCACCAGCTCCCAATCGCAGCGCGCCTGTTGCGCCCGATGCCCCTCGACGTCGATTCGCTGGAAACCGACTTCACCAGCTTCCTTCAGATTCAGGCCACTGCTCGCCAGGCCAAAGGCCTCCTGGCTGACAGCGCCGATTGGCAACCGAAAACCACCCCATTACTGCCCGCAGCCGCGCGAGAGGGTGCAGCGCTGTCGGTTGACCATCGCTGGATTCTGGAACCGATGAACGGCGTGCCGGGCCCTTGCGGTCACTGGCTGCTGGCAGCGCTGGGCATCGAGATGACCAGACTCGCGCAGCAACCCTTGTTGCTACTGGCCAGTGAAGACACAGGCCGCTGGATCAATACCGTCATACCGGGAGAACTCGCATGAAATCCTTGATCGGCAATGGCTGGCGACGCGCGGGTGGCGCTGTATGGCTTGTCGCCTTCGCAGCAGCGCTGGGCTGGCTTGTTTACACCTATGGCGCGAGGGTCGGACTGCCGGAGAGACATCAGCAAATCACGGCGTTTCTGTTGCTGATGGTGATCGCGCTGTTGGTGCAGACCCTTCCTCGTGTCCTGGCGCTGGTGAAAAGCCGCCGCAGCGTTGAGCGGCGGCAGGGTGACGGCGTATTCCCACCGGAGGAATCGTCATCCACGTCTGAAACCAAGAAACTCCCGGGCGTCGCTGAACTCCAGGAGCACCTCGACCACCAGTACACCGCGTTCCAGCGCACCTGCACCCGTTTCATTCTGGTCGTCGGCGAGCCCAAACAGATCGAGGCCATCGCGCCAGGCCTTGCCGACGCCCAGTGGCTTGAAGGCCAGAACACCGTGCTGCTCTGGGGCGGCAGCCCGCAATCCCAGCTCTGCAAAACCGCCACCCGTTGGCACGCGGTCACCCAGCGGCGCGGCCTGGACGGCGTGGTCTGGGCCCTCGATAAACAGCAAAGCGCCAACGCGGCGACAATGGCCAGTGGCGTCGCCGGTCTGCAGCAACTGGCGCGAACCGTGGGCTGGCAGTTGCCGCTGCACCTGTGGGAGGTCTGCGAAAGCCAATGGCCGCAGCACACCCGTCCGCGTGAGCCGGTTGGATCGTTGCTCTCCGCGCGCGTCACCGGGTCGCAGCTGGAAACGTCTCTTGCCCGTCTGGACGAGCCGCTGCGCAAACAGGGCCTGGACCAAATGGAAGAAAACGCGGACCACGACTTTCTCTTGCGCTTGTCCCAACAGCTGAAAGCGGAGGGCATCGCCCGCTGGCGTCAGGCGCTGACGCCGTTGCTGGGCAAGTTTGCGCGTGGCGTATCGTTGAGCGGCCTGTGGT encodes the following:
- a CDS encoding PAAR domain-containing protein — its product is MSQGFVLLGDKTTHGGAVTSASSTHITQGKAVALVGDMVMCPIPGHGVNPIIEGCDDCFEDGRALVVDGCHSLCGCQVISSAPDWAVD